The Pseudomonas fluorescens genome includes a window with the following:
- the ettA gene encoding energy-dependent translational throttle protein EttA — protein sequence MAQYVFTMHRLSKVVPPKREILKNISLSFFPGAKIGVLGLNGSGKSTLLKIMAGVDNEFDGEARPMPDLNIGYLPQEPQLDPTKTVREVVEEAVSVIKDAQARLDEVYAAYADPDADFDKLAAEQAKLEAILQASDGHNLDRQLEVAADALRLPAWDAKVEHLSGGEKRRVALCRLLLSAPDMLLLDEPTNHLDADSVAWLEHFLHDFPGTVVAITHDRYFLDNVAGWILELDRGAGIPYEGNYSGWLEAKSDRLAQESKQQSAHEKAMKEELEWVRKGAKARQSKSKARLQRFEEMQSQEFQKRSETNEIYIPAGPRLGDKVIEFKNVTKGYGDRVLIDNLSFSMPKGAIVGVIGGNGAGKSTLFRMLMGKETPDSGSIEIGETVQLACVDQSREDLDGSKTVFQQISDGSDQIRIGNYEIPSRTYVGRFNFKGGDQQKFVKDLSGGERGRLHLALTLKEGGNVLLLDEPSNDLDVETLRSLEEALLDFPGAAIVISHDRWFLDRVATHILAYEDDSQAVFFEGNYTEYEADRKKRLGEAAAQPHRVRHKKLA from the coding sequence ATGGCTCAATACGTCTTTACCATGCATCGGCTGAGCAAAGTTGTTCCGCCGAAGCGGGAAATCCTGAAAAATATTTCACTGTCCTTCTTCCCCGGCGCCAAGATCGGCGTACTGGGTCTCAACGGTTCGGGTAAATCCACGCTGCTGAAAATCATGGCCGGCGTCGATAACGAATTCGACGGCGAAGCCCGCCCGATGCCGGACCTGAACATCGGCTACCTGCCCCAGGAGCCTCAGCTGGATCCGACCAAGACCGTCCGTGAAGTGGTCGAGGAAGCGGTCAGTGTGATCAAGGACGCCCAGGCGCGCCTCGACGAGGTCTATGCCGCCTACGCCGATCCGGATGCCGACTTCGACAAGCTGGCCGCCGAACAGGCCAAGCTCGAAGCGATCCTGCAGGCCAGCGACGGCCACAACCTGGACCGCCAGCTGGAAGTCGCCGCCGATGCGCTGCGCCTGCCGGCCTGGGACGCGAAGGTCGAACACCTGTCTGGTGGTGAGAAGCGCCGCGTGGCCCTGTGCCGCCTGTTGCTGTCGGCCCCGGACATGCTGCTGCTCGACGAACCGACCAACCACCTGGACGCCGATTCCGTCGCCTGGCTCGAACACTTCCTGCACGACTTCCCAGGCACCGTGGTTGCGATCACTCACGACCGTTACTTCCTGGACAACGTCGCCGGCTGGATCCTCGAACTTGACCGCGGTGCAGGCATTCCATACGAGGGCAACTATTCGGGCTGGCTGGAAGCCAAGTCCGATCGTCTGGCCCAGGAATCCAAGCAGCAGTCGGCCCATGAAAAAGCCATGAAGGAAGAACTGGAGTGGGTGCGCAAAGGCGCCAAGGCCCGCCAGTCCAAATCCAAGGCACGTCTGCAACGCTTCGAGGAAATGCAATCCCAGGAATTCCAGAAGCGCAGCGAAACCAACGAGATCTACATCCCGGCCGGTCCGCGCCTGGGTGACAAGGTCATCGAGTTCAAGAACGTCACCAAGGGTTATGGCGATCGCGTGCTGATCGACAACCTGTCGTTCTCCATGCCCAAGGGCGCCATCGTCGGCGTGATCGGCGGTAACGGTGCGGGTAAATCCACGCTGTTCCGCATGCTGATGGGCAAGGAAACGCCGGATTCGGGCAGCATCGAAATCGGTGAAACCGTGCAACTGGCCTGCGTCGACCAGAGCCGCGAAGACCTGGACGGCAGCAAGACCGTGTTCCAGCAGATCTCCGACGGTTCCGACCAGATCCGCATCGGCAACTATGAAATCCCGTCGCGCACTTATGTGGGCCGTTTCAACTTCAAGGGCGGCGACCAGCAGAAGTTCGTCAAGGATTTGTCCGGTGGTGAGCGCGGTCGCTTGCACCTGGCGTTGACCTTGAAGGAGGGCGGCAACGTCCTGCTGCTCGACGAACCGTCCAACGACCTCGACGTGGAAACCCTGCGTTCCCTGGAAGAAGCCTTGCTGGACTTCCCGGGCGCCGCCATTGTGATCTCCCACGATCGGTGGTTCCTCGACCGCGTGGCGACCCACATCCTGGCATACGAAGACGATTCCCAAGCGGTGTTCTTCGAAGGCAACTACACCGAGTACGAAGCCGATCGCAAGAAGCGCCTCGGCGAAGCGGCTGCCCAGCCGCACCGCGTACGGCACAAAAAACTGGCCTGA
- the lanM gene encoding type 2 lanthipeptide synthetase LanM, which translates to MLVNALKLDQRGKYRYASDGDIALFENNLTRLHADDQTVLDHFGLNREQLVSYIKETVNQQPLPSAGEDALNTLKEKLIHLDSVNVDMKQGSSNKDNFYWFGYRFFLYFIDTFKADARYSNASRHIDEPALFASLERYVLARVGRTSEQSLVHYLNTRIADGDDIDLEGFNHLLRTLPLLKFFESYPVLATLLFDLLDDTLHFLYTVIHNFADDAEWLETAFSIPSRKIDAIELGLGDPHGRGETVCQVNIGTTALVYKPRASQEALFFYGLLGQLHEWTGADCFSIHTPKILSRERHSWVEKVENLPCDSETDIGLFYQKMGAQIAVIHGLNGIDFHYENIIACGNSPVMIDLECLFTASTSDLLTDLPAGCALSNSFKLVQQSVCSSGFVPFSQQPNNDQSGLTRQALFISTRHSLIFDDGFYHLRKVEFEHHLMQKHLPLLQGERKGPEAYKKELFQGFEKAYGELMVHRRAIMQMLEQSAGELSTRVLLKNSQRYADFIGLIRHPRFMQNMLDRELLLATLWEDLKEPYREKGIPRYEIADLQRSSIPCFTMPLNGNYFTSAQGETIEMAAVEPPVKSCLQKIANLSRKDWALQRTLLEICLFPEPNGHPPSPIPQTLANLETAPLANRLDALQTISARLEELAVVGMTEDVSWLSFHTHPTTQRKYPSPMDHGLYSGIAGIGLFYLGLFKVSGEPHCLSRMDQVLHSLEQRFGFFRTDLTVSAYHGLGAYLYLLINRRQVTGDAKHDEKIAGLLRQLIEVPPEDYDFDFLGGCCGAVTLLANIHALSAQEDVLPAIQRMVGYIKDQVLIEDGQLLRRDDRSVILTGLSHGLSGVIHALCKAYDVTGDATLVPLAIQVLEGENRLSRDGFWLDLRNLGPADHTSKWCHGDGGILIARRQLMASMGDALDDAARQTVLDDIQRCENNLWQHGFGEGYNLCHGDFGNLICLHDLYRHSDNPEGMSRVRKILDEIARQFFEGPWLDNDRVPDVSLLTGITGAGYALLYEMDPTLPNILSLEFAVPA; encoded by the coding sequence ATGCTTGTTAACGCTTTGAAGTTGGATCAGCGAGGGAAGTACCGGTACGCTTCAGACGGCGACATCGCCCTTTTTGAAAACAACCTGACCCGCCTGCATGCCGATGATCAAACCGTGCTGGATCACTTTGGCCTGAACAGGGAACAACTGGTCTCGTATATCAAGGAAACCGTCAATCAGCAGCCCTTGCCCTCCGCAGGCGAAGACGCCTTGAATACGTTGAAAGAGAAATTGATTCATCTCGACAGCGTGAATGTCGACATGAAACAAGGCTCAAGTAACAAGGACAATTTTTATTGGTTTGGCTATCGCTTTTTTCTTTATTTCATCGATACCTTCAAGGCAGATGCGCGCTATTCGAATGCGTCAAGGCACATTGATGAACCCGCCTTGTTTGCCAGCCTTGAACGCTATGTCCTGGCCCGGGTTGGACGCACCTCGGAACAAAGCCTGGTCCATTATTTGAATACACGGATTGCGGACGGCGATGACATTGACCTGGAAGGATTCAATCACCTTCTACGCACGCTGCCGTTGCTGAAGTTTTTCGAATCCTACCCAGTGCTGGCGACATTGCTGTTTGACCTACTGGACGACACCCTCCATTTTCTTTATACGGTCATTCATAACTTTGCCGACGACGCTGAATGGTTGGAGACAGCGTTTTCGATCCCCTCGCGGAAAATCGACGCTATTGAGCTCGGCCTGGGCGACCCTCACGGTCGTGGCGAAACGGTCTGCCAAGTCAATATCGGCACCACGGCATTGGTCTACAAGCCAAGGGCAAGCCAGGAGGCACTGTTTTTCTATGGCCTTCTTGGCCAATTGCATGAGTGGACAGGCGCCGATTGTTTTTCTATCCATACGCCAAAAATCCTCAGCCGCGAACGGCACAGCTGGGTAGAGAAAGTCGAGAACCTCCCTTGCGATAGCGAAACAGACATTGGGCTGTTCTATCAAAAAATGGGGGCACAAATAGCCGTCATCCATGGGTTGAATGGCATCGACTTTCACTACGAAAATATTATTGCGTGCGGCAACAGCCCGGTCATGATTGACCTCGAGTGTTTGTTCACGGCTTCCACCAGCGACCTGCTCACTGACCTGCCCGCAGGTTGCGCACTGTCCAATAGTTTTAAATTGGTCCAGCAGTCAGTCTGTTCCAGCGGATTCGTACCCTTTTCACAACAGCCCAATAACGACCAGAGCGGTCTGACCCGGCAAGCGCTATTCATCTCCACCCGCCATTCCCTGATTTTCGACGATGGTTTTTACCATTTGCGCAAAGTCGAATTCGAACATCACCTGATGCAAAAACATCTGCCGCTTTTGCAGGGTGAGCGCAAGGGACCTGAAGCTTATAAAAAAGAACTTTTCCAAGGCTTTGAAAAGGCCTATGGCGAACTGATGGTTCATCGGCGCGCGATCATGCAGATGCTTGAACAATCCGCAGGGGAACTGTCAACCCGGGTGTTGCTCAAAAACTCTCAGCGCTACGCTGATTTTATCGGGCTGATCCGCCACCCTCGCTTTATGCAGAATATGCTCGACCGGGAACTTCTGCTCGCCACCCTGTGGGAAGACCTGAAAGAACCCTATCGGGAAAAGGGCATTCCCCGCTATGAAATAGCCGACCTGCAACGATCCAGTATCCCGTGCTTTACCATGCCGCTGAACGGCAACTATTTTACGAGCGCACAGGGTGAAACAATTGAAATGGCAGCCGTGGAACCACCGGTAAAAAGCTGTCTACAAAAAATAGCCAACCTGTCCCGCAAAGACTGGGCCTTACAACGCACCTTACTCGAAATCTGTCTGTTCCCAGAACCGAACGGACATCCCCCCTCCCCTATTCCGCAGACGCTGGCGAACCTTGAAACAGCGCCCCTGGCGAACCGACTCGACGCGCTACAGACCATCAGCGCCCGCCTCGAGGAGCTGGCGGTAGTGGGCATGACGGAAGATGTAAGCTGGCTGTCTTTCCATACGCACCCCACGACCCAGAGAAAATACCCGTCGCCCATGGATCACGGGTTGTATTCCGGTATCGCCGGGATTGGCTTGTTTTATCTGGGCCTGTTCAAGGTGAGCGGCGAACCGCACTGTCTGTCGCGCATGGATCAGGTGCTGCACTCACTGGAACAACGCTTCGGCTTTTTCAGAACCGATTTGACGGTCAGTGCTTATCACGGGCTGGGGGCTTACCTCTATCTGCTCATCAATCGTCGCCAAGTCACTGGAGACGCCAAGCATGATGAAAAAATTGCCGGCCTGCTGCGCCAACTGATTGAAGTCCCTCCTGAAGACTATGATTTCGACTTCCTCGGAGGCTGTTGTGGGGCTGTGACCCTGCTGGCCAATATCCATGCATTGTCTGCACAGGAGGACGTGCTGCCAGCCATCCAACGCATGGTTGGCTACATCAAGGATCAAGTCCTGATTGAAGATGGCCAACTGCTGCGGCGCGATGATCGCTCGGTCATTTTGACAGGCTTGTCCCACGGCCTCTCGGGGGTCATCCATGCCCTGTGTAAAGCCTATGACGTGACCGGCGATGCGACCCTGGTGCCCTTGGCCATCCAGGTGCTCGAAGGCGAAAACCGCTTGAGCCGGGACGGTTTCTGGCTGGACCTGCGAAACCTCGGGCCGGCGGACCATACGTCCAAGTGGTGCCACGGCGACGGCGGTATACTTATCGCCAGGCGACAGCTCATGGCATCGATGGGGGACGCCCTGGACGACGCGGCCAGGCAGACCGTGCTCGACGATATACAGCGATGCGAGAACAATCTCTGGCAGCACGGTTTCGGCGAGGGCTACAACCTGTGTCACGGCGATTTCGGCAATCTGATCTGTCTGCATGACCTGTATCGGCACTCGGATAATCCCGAAGGCATGAGCAGGGTCAGAAAGATACTCGACGAAATCGCCCGGCAGTTTTTCGAGGGACCATGGCTCGACAACGATCGGGTACCCGACGTCAGCCTGTTGACCGGAATCACGGGGGCGGGTTATGCCTTGCTGTACGAGATGGACCCGACCCTCCCCAACATTCTCTCCCTTGAATTCGCGGTGCCGGCGTAA
- a CDS encoding GreA/GreB family elongation factor — protein MSRAFVNEDTAAAQADQPVERQVSAQPNYVTPSGFAQLQARVAQLQALHGQHAAKGDQADKQRIADIERDLRYFNQRLQSAQIVVPTSTDQVRIGHWATFVDEHDHEQRVQLVGEDQADAASGLINWGSPLGRALLGAKVGDEVIRERPMGNLAIEVIAIALD, from the coding sequence ATGAGTCGCGCTTTCGTCAACGAAGACACCGCCGCAGCCCAGGCCGATCAACCGGTCGAACGCCAGGTCAGTGCCCAGCCCAATTACGTGACACCGTCCGGGTTTGCCCAGTTGCAGGCCCGCGTCGCCCAGTTGCAGGCACTGCATGGCCAGCACGCAGCCAAAGGCGACCAGGCAGACAAACAGCGCATCGCCGACATTGAACGGGACCTGCGCTATTTCAATCAGCGCTTGCAAAGCGCCCAGATCGTCGTGCCGACATCAACGGACCAGGTGCGGATTGGGCATTGGGCGACCTTCGTCGATGAGCATGATCACGAGCAGCGGGTGCAATTGGTGGGTGAAGACCAAGCTGATGCGGCCAGTGGACTGATCAACTGGGGTTCGCCGCTGGGGCGAGCGTTGCTGGGGGCGAAGGTGGGGGATGAGGTGATCAGGGAGCGACCGATGGGCAATCTCGCCATTGAAGTCATTGCCATAGCGCTTGATTAA
- a CDS encoding AAA family ATPase: MLDYLHMKNVGPAPELEVNWAPRINLITGDNGLGKSFLLDLAWWALTRTWANTPALPVNPGKSSIEYVVKGKSGVAQPVVSTYKREDSSWPLKQSRPTMPGIVVYVRIDGGFSVWDPARNYWRSDKDRPAAYHFSADDVWDGLDVNGQRVCEGLERDWVNWQNGRKPQFEALENALRDLSPASEPLCVGAPRRVYLGEGRERPTLTIGNQNVPVALASAGVRRILGLAYFLVWAWYEHQAAAALLDKKPERRFVILFDEPETHLHPRWQRTLMPSLLQAIKTLRGNHGAAPPPTPDCHALPPLSPPPLNRYSMQNRTIRFNCRSGTRRSR; this comes from the coding sequence ATGCTTGATTATCTGCACATGAAAAACGTGGGGCCTGCTCCTGAGCTCGAAGTTAACTGGGCGCCACGAATCAATCTGATTACAGGTGACAATGGACTGGGCAAAAGCTTTTTGCTGGACCTGGCCTGGTGGGCGCTGACGCGCACCTGGGCCAATACGCCAGCCCTGCCTGTAAACCCCGGCAAGTCCTCCATTGAATACGTTGTAAAAGGTAAATCCGGCGTCGCCCAGCCTGTGGTATCGACCTACAAGCGGGAAGACAGCTCCTGGCCTCTGAAACAAAGTCGTCCCACCATGCCCGGCATCGTGGTTTACGTACGCATCGACGGCGGCTTTTCCGTATGGGATCCGGCCCGCAATTACTGGCGCTCCGATAAGGATCGACCCGCCGCATATCACTTTTCCGCCGACGACGTATGGGATGGCCTCGACGTCAATGGGCAAAGGGTTTGTGAAGGCCTGGAGCGCGACTGGGTCAACTGGCAAAACGGTCGAAAACCCCAATTCGAAGCGCTGGAAAACGCATTGCGCGACCTCTCTCCCGCCAGCGAACCGTTATGCGTCGGGGCACCCAGACGAGTCTACCTGGGCGAGGGTCGAGAACGACCGACACTTACCATCGGCAATCAGAACGTTCCGGTCGCGCTGGCCTCTGCGGGTGTAAGACGCATCTTGGGGCTGGCCTATTTTCTCGTGTGGGCCTGGTATGAGCACCAGGCAGCGGCCGCACTGCTCGACAAAAAGCCCGAGCGCCGGTTTGTCATTCTGTTCGACGAACCCGAGACTCATTTACATCCAAGGTGGCAGCGCACGCTGATGCCCAGTTTGTTGCAAGCTATCAAGACCTTGCGCGGGAACCACGGTGCCGCTCCCCCCCCAACTCCTGATTGCCACGCACTCCCCCCCTTGTCGCCGCCTCCCTTGAACCGGTATTCGATGCAGAACAGGACGATCAGATTCAATTGTCGATCCGGGACCAGAAGGTCACGCTGA